Proteins encoded within one genomic window of Ascaphus truei isolate aAscTru1 chromosome 8, aAscTru1.hap1, whole genome shotgun sequence:
- the LOC142501125 gene encoding uncharacterized protein LOC142501125 isoform X2, with the protein MPGSKGGGCKDSDPCAPAKSCKDACPAPKCPEPCHQGHGGSGGGGHGGGGHGGGGGGQSSGGHGGGGGGQSSGGHGGGGGGHGGGGQSSGGHGCQSSGGHGGGGGGQSSGGHGGGGHGGQSSGGHGGGGHGGGGGGQSSGGHGCQSSGGGGGHGGGGGGGGGGGDKK; encoded by the exons ATGCCTGGAtcaaagggtggtggatgcaaAGATTCTGACC catgtgcaccagctaAATCATGCAAGGACGCATGCCCTGCCCCAAAATGCCCAG AACCTTGCCATCAAGGTCATGGGGGTAGCGGtggtggaggtcatggaggtggaggtcatggaggtggaggtggaggtcaaagcagtggaggtcacggaggtggaggtggaggtcaaagcagtggaggtcacggaggtggaggtggaggtcacggaggtggaggtcaaagcagtggaggtcacggctgtcaaagcagtggaggtcacggaggtggaggtggaggtcaaagcagtggaggtcacggaggtggaggtcacggtggtcaaagcagtggaggtcacggaggtggaggtcacggaggtggaggtggaggtcaaagtagtggaggtcacggctgtcaaagcagtggtggaggtggaggtcacggaggtggaggtggaggtggaggtggaggtggagacaAGAAGTAA
- the LOC142501125 gene encoding uncharacterized protein LOC142501125 isoform X5, whose amino-acid sequence MPGSKGGGCKDSDPCAPAKSCKDACPAPKCPEPCHQGHGGSGGGGHGGGGHGGGGGGQSSGGHGGGGGGQSSGGHGGGGGGHGGQSSGGHGGGGHGGGGGGQSSGGHGCQSSGGGGGHGGGGGGGGGGGDKK is encoded by the exons ATGCCTGGAtcaaagggtggtggatgcaaAGATTCTGACC catgtgcaccagctaAATCATGCAAGGACGCATGCCCTGCCCCAAAATGCCCAG AACCTTGCCATCAAGGTCATGGGGGTAGCGGtggtggaggtcatggaggtggaggtcatggaggtggaggtggaggtcaaagcagtggaggtcacggaggtggaggtggaggtcaaagcagtggaggtcacggaggtggag gtggaggtcacggtggtcaaagcagtggaggtcacggaggtggaggtcacggaggtggaggtggaggtcaaagtagtggaggtcacggctgtcaaagcagtggtggaggtggaggtcacggaggtggaggtggaggtggaggtggaggtggagacaAGAAGTAA